The nucleotide sequence GGCACATTGTCGCCCAAGGCTCTCCGGCGGAGATAAAAAAAGACAAGAGTTCGCTCACCGGCAAATATCTAAGCGGGAAATCAAAAATAGAATTACCCAAAGAGTATCGCCGGGGCAGTAATAAATTTTTAATTATTGAAGGAGCTTCGGAATTTAATTTAAAAAATATCACCGCCAAGATTCCTTTGGGGAAACTGGTTTGCCTTACCGGCGTTTCCGGTTCTGGCAAATCAACTTTGATGACTGAAATTTTAGCCAAGGCCTTGGCTAAAAAGTTTTATCGCGCCAAAGATGAGCCGGGCAAACACAAAGCAATTAAGGGCATGGAAAATATAGATAAGGTTATTACCATTGACCAGTCGCCCATCGGCCGTACCCCGCGCTCCAATCCCGCGACTTATACCGGTGTGTTTACTTACATCCGTGATTTATTTACGCTGACGCCGGAGGCCAAGATGCGCGGTTATGATGCCGGCAAGTTCAGTTTTAATGTCCGCGGGGGGAGATGTGAATCCTGCGGCGGCGACGGCTTTGTCAGAATTGAGATGCAGTTTCTGCCCGATGTTTATGTGGAGTGCGAAATTTGTCATGGCAAACGCTATACGGCCGAAGCGCTGGAAATTCATTATAAGGGGAAAAATATCGCTGGTGTTTTGGAGATGACCGTGGAAGAGGCGAGGAAATTTTTTTCCGATATTGAAATCATTAAGGATAAATTAAATATCCTCTGCGAAGTGGGGCTGGGTTATATCAAGCTCGGCCAGCCGGCGCCCACTCTTTCCGGCGGTGAAGCGCAAAGAGTGAAATTGGCGACTGAATTGTCCCGCCGCGCCACCGGCAAGACGCTTTATATTTTAGACGAGCCGACCACCGGCCTTCATTTTGAGGATATCAAGAAATTATTGATTGTCTTAAACCAATTGGTTGACAAAGGAAATACGGTTTTGATTATTGAACATAATTTAGATGTGGTAAAATGCGCTGACTGGGTTATTGATATGGGGCCGGAAGGGGGAGACGCGGGCGGATATATCGTGGCCGAAGGAACGCCTAAAGACGTGGTTAAAGTTAAAAAAAGTTTTACGGGAGAATATTTAAAAAAGTTTTTAAAATAGTGTTAAAATTGCCAATTAATAAAAATAAAAAACGGGCGGTTGATAACCGTCCGTTTTGTTTGAAATTCCTTTTTAATCATTGGCGAGTAGCCAGTTTCTAATTTTCGTCTTCCATACAGTGGGTTATTTAATGTTGTTAAATAACCAGAATAGGTTGTATAGACCAATGAACAGAATGATGATTATACTGCAGATTAGGCTAATAGCCAGACCGAGAATCAAGCCGAAAATCAGACCGAAAAACAGGCCGAGGAATAGACTGATGAGTAGGCCATCAACTAGGATGCTGGGGTCTTTCTTTATTACAAATATTATAGTATTTGTAAAAATGAGAGCAGAAAGGATATCCCACCAGCGCGATATAGGGAAAGGCAGTTGATAAACAGTCCCTTCGCCCAGAGATATTTGGGTTAACTCCGGCACTTCACCGGCAATAAAATACCATATGCCCCAAAAAAGGGCGAAGAAAGCAGCAGAAAGTATTGACCATCTGACCGTCAGCTTCTTTGTTCTGTTCCAATCCATTTCTATTTCCTCCTATAAATTAAGATTATTTTATTGTCAAAGACATCTGGTTAAATTTAGCATAAGTATATTATTTTGTCAACCCCGCCTTGGACGGGGCTAAGAATAAAAAAACCGTCCCGTCCCGAGTGCTCGGGACGGGACGGTTTTTAGGTCATTTTATTTTAGAGGAGTTTCTTCCAGCTTTCTGACAAATCCCTTTTTCAAAAAGTTTAGTTTAGCTCGACGAACTTGCGCTTGTTTGACTGGCTCAATTTTAACCAGCGTCGGCAAGTGGAGAGGAAAAATTTTTTCCACGCCAATCCCTTCGGAAATTTTTCTGACGGTGATGGTCCCGCCTTTTTCTTGGCCATGCTTTTTAGCGATTATCATTCCTTCAAAAATCTGGATGCGCTCTTTTTCTTCGCCCTTAGCGTT is from Patescibacteria group bacterium and encodes:
- the rplS gene encoding 50S ribosomal protein L19, producing MTEQQTEMKLPELKPGMTVRVHQKIKELNAKGEEKERIQIFEGMIIAKKHGQEKGGTITVRKISEGIGVEKIFPLHLPTLVKIEPVKQAQVRRAKLNFLKKGFVRKLEETPLK